A region from the Pempheris klunzingeri isolate RE-2024b chromosome 17, fPemKlu1.hap1, whole genome shotgun sequence genome encodes:
- the grna gene encoding granulin a isoform X1, translating to MQRWVVICWALLAMVGAEECPDGGKCGDGQTCCNDPANGYECCPLDQAECCEDHAHCCPGGTVCDTATSSCMNATASIPWVERTSADQPRLSKSFRMIRTYMGEEDDNICPDQSRCPPEFSCLRALTRFGCCPLDQGVPCSDGKHCCPEGHKCSTDSHSCIKRDLVTTVLCSDRVSECPDETTCCETPEGTSACCPMPQAVCCDDKLHCCPEGSTCDVEHNKCISSSTRKEMPMWAKLPARMRAEWEDQIEGVQVTAKAAVDGGSENAPRATTVNTVPPTQEDVSVLSVTTAAAGNDVRCDDTVACQDGYTCCKTKEGGWNCCPLPEAVCCEDFIHCCPKGMTCNLAAQTCDEKTFSVPWAEKVPTMPRQVAQGAVVCNSTFSCRDGSTCCKRKTGGWACCPFVQAVCCDDHEHCCPAGTTCDLATLTCQSASGSTPMHQKIPAFVTAAPTAESTPQMEEEEAEEDEVMTGEEEEEEEEEENKDAEGRIQCDAHTSCPQSTTCCLMTSSQRWGCCPLPDAVCCADGNHCCPTHYKCNEHMTSCVKGEVVIPWYTKLPATTSIEADPNSVQCDSLKQCPEHTTCCRLFTGEWGCCPLQNAVCCQDKEHCCPQGYTCNIASNSCQKVIMMQLETVPLTPVYLPSSDYQPEPGLLKQREVKCDDTTSCKDGETCCRTSTTTWGCCPSPNAVCCSDMKHCCPATYSCTEGGGCIQNTRLHWYRWPMFFADKKRALRV from the exons atgCAGAGGTGGGTAGTGATCTGCTGGGCCCTCCTGGCCATGGTTGGTGCAGAGGAGTGTCCAGATGGAGGGAAATGTGGAGACGGTCAAACCTGCTGCAATGACCCGGCCAACGGCTACGAATGCTGCCCTTTAGACCAG GCTGAGTGCTGTGAGGATCATGCACATTGCTGTCCTGGAGGAACAGTCTGCGATACAGCCACGTCCAGCTGTATGAACGCCACTGCGTCCATCCCCTGGGTGGAGAGAACTTCTGCTGATCAACCCAGACTCTCTAAA TCCTTCAGGATGATCAGGACATACATGGGGGAGGAAGATGATAACATCTGTCCTGATCAGTCACGATGCCCACCTGAGTTTTCCTGTCTGAGGGCCTTGACAAGGTTTGGCTGTTGCCCCCTAGATCAG GGAGTACCCTGCTCTGATGGGAAACACTGTTGTCCTGAGGGCCAcaaatgcagcacagacagcCACTCCTGCATCAAAAGAG ACCTTGTGACTACAGTTCTGTGCAGTGACAGAGTGTCAGAGTGTCCAGATGAAACCACCTGCTGTGAAACCCCAGAGGGCACATCGGCCTGCTGTCCCATGCCACAA GCTGTGTGCTGCGACGATAAGTTACACTGCTGTCCTGAGGGGAGCACATGTGATGTTGAACACAAcaaatgtatttcatcatctacCAGAAAAGAGATGCCAATGTGGGCCAAACTCCCTGCGAGGATGAGAGCAGAGTGGGAGGACCAGATAg AGGGTGTACAAGTGACTGCAAAGGCAGCTGTTGATGGCGGCTCAGAAAACGCCCCCAGAGCCACCACCGTGAATACAGTTCCTCCTACACAAGAGGATGTATCTGTGTTATCTGTCactacagcagctgcag GCAATGATGTCCGCTGCGATGACACAGTAGCCTGTCAAGATGGATACACATGCTGTAAAACCAAAGAGGGAGGCTGGAATTGCTGTCCTCTACCAGAG GCTGTTTGTTGTGAAGATTTCATTCACTGCTGCCCAAAAGGTATGACGTGTAACCTGGCTGCCCAGACATGTGATGAAAAAACTTTCTCTGTGCCGTGGGCTGAGAAGGTACCCACAATGCCCAGGCAGGTGGCACAGGGGGCTGTTGTATGCAACTCCACCTTCAGTTGTCGTGATGGTTCCACCTGCTgcaagaggaaaacaggaggcTGGGCCTGCTGTCCTTTCGTTCAG GCGGTCTGTTGTGATGACCATGAGCACTGCTGCCCCGCTGGCACCACCTGTGACCTTGCCACCCTCACCTGTCAGAGCGCCTCAGGCTCAACACCCATGCATCAGAAGATACCTGCATTTGTCACAGCGGCACCCACTGCTGAAAGCACACCGcaaatggaggaggaggaggctgaggaggacgaggtgatgacaggggaggaggaggaggaggaggaggaagaggagaacaaAGACGCAGAGGGCAGGATTCAGTGTGACGCCCACACCAGCTGCCCTCAGTCCACAACCTGCTGCTTGATGACCTCATCCCAAAGGTGGGGCTGTTGCCCGCTGCCCGAT GCGGTGTGCTGCGCTGACGGAAACCACTGCTGCCCCACCCACTACAAGTGTAATGAGCACATGACCTCGTGTGTCAAAGGAGAAGTGGTGATTCCATGGTACACCAAGCTTCCAGCCACCACCAGCATCGAGGCTGATCCCAACTCTGTGCAGTGCGACAGTCTGAAACAATGTCCCGAACACACCACCTGCTGCCGGCTGTTCACGGGCGAGTGGGGCTGCTGCCCACTGCAAAAT gctgtgtGCTGCCAAGATAAGGAGCACTGCTGCCCGCAGGGTTACACCTGCAACATCGCCTCTAACTCCTGTCAGAAGGTCATCATGATGCAGCTGGAGACCGTCCCGCTGACACCGGTGTATCTGCCCAGCTCCGACTATCAACCTGAGCCCGGTCTGTTAAAGCAGAGAGAAGTCAAGTGTGATGACACGACCAGCTGCAAAGATGGAGAGACCTGCTGCAGGACATCCACTACCACATGGGGCTGCTGTCCATCTCCTAAT GCAGTGTGCTGCAGCGACATGAAACACTGCTGCCCCGCCACCTACTCCTGCACTGAGGGTGGAGGCTGCATCCAGAACACCAGGCTTCACTGGTACCGCTGGCCCATGTTCTTCGCCGACAAAAAGAGAGCTCTTAGAGTGTGA
- the grna gene encoding granulin a isoform X2 encodes MQRWVVICWALLAMVGAEECPDGGKCGDGQTCCNDPANGYECCPLDQAECCEDHAHCCPGGTVCDTATSSCMNATASIPWVERTSADQPRLSKSFRMIRTYMGEEDDNICPDQSRCPPEFSCLRALTRFGCCPLDQGVPCSDGKHCCPEGHKCSTDSHSCIKRDLVTTVLCSDRVSECPDETTCCETPEGTSACCPMPQAVCCDDKLHCCPEGSTCDVEHNKCISSSTRKEMPMWAKLPARMRAEWEDQIGQILTAKAAVDGGSENAPRATTVNTVPPTQEDVSVLSVTTAAAGNDVRCDDTVACQDGYTCCKTKEGGWNCCPLPEAVCCEDFIHCCPKGMTCNLAAQTCDEKTFSVPWAEKVPTMPRQVAQGAVVCNSTFSCRDGSTCCKRKTGGWACCPFVQAVCCDDHEHCCPAGTTCDLATLTCQSASGSTPMHQKIPAFVTAAPTAESTPQMEEEEAEEDEVMTGEEEEEEEEEENKDAEGRIQCDAHTSCPQSTTCCLMTSSQRWGCCPLPDAVCCADGNHCCPTHYKCNEHMTSCVKGEVVIPWYTKLPATTSIEADPNSVQCDSLKQCPEHTTCCRLFTGEWGCCPLQNAVCCQDKEHCCPQGYTCNIASNSCQKVIMMQLETVPLTPVYLPSSDYQPEPGLLKQREVKCDDTTSCKDGETCCRTSTTTWGCCPSPNAVCCSDMKHCCPATYSCTEGGGCIQNTRLHWYRWPMFFADKKRALRV; translated from the exons atgCAGAGGTGGGTAGTGATCTGCTGGGCCCTCCTGGCCATGGTTGGTGCAGAGGAGTGTCCAGATGGAGGGAAATGTGGAGACGGTCAAACCTGCTGCAATGACCCGGCCAACGGCTACGAATGCTGCCCTTTAGACCAG GCTGAGTGCTGTGAGGATCATGCACATTGCTGTCCTGGAGGAACAGTCTGCGATACAGCCACGTCCAGCTGTATGAACGCCACTGCGTCCATCCCCTGGGTGGAGAGAACTTCTGCTGATCAACCCAGACTCTCTAAA TCCTTCAGGATGATCAGGACATACATGGGGGAGGAAGATGATAACATCTGTCCTGATCAGTCACGATGCCCACCTGAGTTTTCCTGTCTGAGGGCCTTGACAAGGTTTGGCTGTTGCCCCCTAGATCAG GGAGTACCCTGCTCTGATGGGAAACACTGTTGTCCTGAGGGCCAcaaatgcagcacagacagcCACTCCTGCATCAAAAGAG ACCTTGTGACTACAGTTCTGTGCAGTGACAGAGTGTCAGAGTGTCCAGATGAAACCACCTGCTGTGAAACCCCAGAGGGCACATCGGCCTGCTGTCCCATGCCACAA GCTGTGTGCTGCGACGATAAGTTACACTGCTGTCCTGAGGGGAGCACATGTGATGTTGAACACAAcaaatgtatttcatcatctacCAGAAAAGAGATGCCAATGTGGGCCAAACTCCCTGCGAGGATGAGAGCAGAGTGGGAGGACCAGATAggtcagattt TGACTGCAAAGGCAGCTGTTGATGGCGGCTCAGAAAACGCCCCCAGAGCCACCACCGTGAATACAGTTCCTCCTACACAAGAGGATGTATCTGTGTTATCTGTCactacagcagctgcag GCAATGATGTCCGCTGCGATGACACAGTAGCCTGTCAAGATGGATACACATGCTGTAAAACCAAAGAGGGAGGCTGGAATTGCTGTCCTCTACCAGAG GCTGTTTGTTGTGAAGATTTCATTCACTGCTGCCCAAAAGGTATGACGTGTAACCTGGCTGCCCAGACATGTGATGAAAAAACTTTCTCTGTGCCGTGGGCTGAGAAGGTACCCACAATGCCCAGGCAGGTGGCACAGGGGGCTGTTGTATGCAACTCCACCTTCAGTTGTCGTGATGGTTCCACCTGCTgcaagaggaaaacaggaggcTGGGCCTGCTGTCCTTTCGTTCAG GCGGTCTGTTGTGATGACCATGAGCACTGCTGCCCCGCTGGCACCACCTGTGACCTTGCCACCCTCACCTGTCAGAGCGCCTCAGGCTCAACACCCATGCATCAGAAGATACCTGCATTTGTCACAGCGGCACCCACTGCTGAAAGCACACCGcaaatggaggaggaggaggctgaggaggacgaggtgatgacaggggaggaggaggaggaggaggaggaagaggagaacaaAGACGCAGAGGGCAGGATTCAGTGTGACGCCCACACCAGCTGCCCTCAGTCCACAACCTGCTGCTTGATGACCTCATCCCAAAGGTGGGGCTGTTGCCCGCTGCCCGAT GCGGTGTGCTGCGCTGACGGAAACCACTGCTGCCCCACCCACTACAAGTGTAATGAGCACATGACCTCGTGTGTCAAAGGAGAAGTGGTGATTCCATGGTACACCAAGCTTCCAGCCACCACCAGCATCGAGGCTGATCCCAACTCTGTGCAGTGCGACAGTCTGAAACAATGTCCCGAACACACCACCTGCTGCCGGCTGTTCACGGGCGAGTGGGGCTGCTGCCCACTGCAAAAT gctgtgtGCTGCCAAGATAAGGAGCACTGCTGCCCGCAGGGTTACACCTGCAACATCGCCTCTAACTCCTGTCAGAAGGTCATCATGATGCAGCTGGAGACCGTCCCGCTGACACCGGTGTATCTGCCCAGCTCCGACTATCAACCTGAGCCCGGTCTGTTAAAGCAGAGAGAAGTCAAGTGTGATGACACGACCAGCTGCAAAGATGGAGAGACCTGCTGCAGGACATCCACTACCACATGGGGCTGCTGTCCATCTCCTAAT GCAGTGTGCTGCAGCGACATGAAACACTGCTGCCCCGCCACCTACTCCTGCACTGAGGGTGGAGGCTGCATCCAGAACACCAGGCTTCACTGGTACCGCTGGCCCATGTTCTTCGCCGACAAAAAGAGAGCTCTTAGAGTGTGA